AAAGGGCTCATctcaaattttcttgtgaatatTGCAGTTCGCCTGCTGGCAAGAGTTGCTGGCAGAAGTCGGTAGGATTTAAATGTGGCTGTTCATCATGCGACTTTGTAAGCCTTTATTCATGCTTTTTTCGTCCTTTTCTAACACTAAATCATTAGTCTtgaacacttcatttttttatcatatgTTTTCCTTTTGCTTTTCTGATCTTAATTTGAGTTTGGTGTTTGATGCCAGAGcgggaaagaaaaagaaaacaagaaaatCGAGGCTTGGAGATTTAATGTCTGCCGaaagattgcttcagagagagATTTTCCTATTGATGAAATTATCCATATGTATTTGAGCAAAAATAATGGGATTGGTACGTGATTTTAAGTTATAGTTGCTGTATATTTCATCCATTAATAAAGACCATCACAATAATAATGAAGAAATAAGAAGGATCGGGCCTGTGTAATTGCCGTTGAACACTTATTTCAATCCTCTACCTGACATCAGTTTGCTTCGTAAATAAAGGTCTTTGTTTCTCTCAAAATATTTGTTTTGGCGGGAATTTTGAATACAAATTTTTTTACTTGTGGCAGATGACCAGCCGTCCATTAGGTTCACAAGCCCACAGACGGAATTGCTGGTTGATTACCTGACTTATATGCAAAACTGGGAACCATCGTATATTAAGAAAATGTTGCTTCCAATGTTATCAACGTTATATCTGCGGGATGTGGCCTCCGGCCTAACGAATAACTTATTATATGGACAGTATGAGTTCCACAGCATTCAGCGTATTAAAATAAGATACGGGCATGAGTTCTTTGTTGTTAACTGGAAGAAAGCTGTTAATACGCTTGGCGCTGTTTCACACACAATGCTTGAAGAGTCTGATATACAACAAGAGGAGGAATCTGGGGAAgttgatgaatcagttgatttTCTCGAAGAGCCAGACGTCCCTCATATTCGCCTTCAAGATGGCTGTTGCTTTTTGTCCACAGATGAAGGTATTGAGCTCATTCAAAATGCTTTTCCCGAAAGAGCTTCtaaattttttgaagaaaaggttagtatcCATCTCCCTCTCAAGTAAAAAATTGATCAACTCTTTATGTTTATAATGATGTTGCGTCTGTTGCGACAGAAACTGAAGGAAATGAAATCACGAAAGAAGAAATGCACCTCAGGGTCTGAAGCAGTAACCGGTAATTCAGAGTCAGCCTCCTCACGAAGTTTGCAGCTAAGCATTACCGAGTTCTATAGTTCCTCCAAAATTCTTTGCCAAAACAAGAACGAGGAAAACACAGGGAATGGTCATGGTTCGACTGAAGGCAAAAGGAAAGAGACTGGTTCAAGATATTCCAAGTCTGTCAGGCGCCGACTCTTGTTCGGCTAAGCTGCTTTATTATGTTTATTGTTATCTGTAAATCCACGGGTGAGCTTACATGGTTGTGGATTTTGTCTGACGATACTTCTTGAAAGTGTAAATAATCCTTTGTGATTAGCATGTCTTGGCTTTTCTTGAGTAAATGTATCTCTTTATATGCCTGCTTCTATGCTTGAATCCTTTTCATTTATTGGAAGCAATCTAAGTGTCGTGAACGGTAAAATCATTTACTTGTTTACACAAATCACCTTTTTTAGTTACCAATTAATGCAATTTTTTATGGATTTACATAAGGTGAACTAGAAAAAAAATTCACCCTTGTAGAATTAATCTCTCACCTTGtacaattttgatatgtttCAACACATTCAATAGGTGAGGCACATCTCATTGGTGGACACAGAAGTATGCATGGCTGGTGACAGTGTAGCAAAACTATATATCACATTCAATAGGTGAATGACACTTCATTGGTGGATAACATggcaaaactatatatatatatgtgtgtgtgtgttacatgtgtgtgtatatatatatatatatgagtgtgagtgtgtgtgtgccaTGTATACATATaagtatatatatttgtatgaaGATTGTTGATCTTTTAATCCAAGACATCTACATGGTTGTACGCTCTCTCAGTCTCTCTGTTGCATCTGTctcttgttatatatatatatatatatatatatatatatatatatatatgagtgtgtgtgtgtgacatGTATACATATaagtttatatatatttgtatgaaGATTGTTGATCTTTTAATCCAAGACATATACATGGTTGTATGCTCTCTCAGTCTCTCCGTTGCATCTGTCTCTTGTTAAATAAACTTATTTTGACCATATATTATTCTAGACCCCAAAACTTCCCTAGACGGAGACAGGTTCTTCTTTAGGGAAAcaaattaagaaaattattttatttctatgtGCTCAAAATATTGGAAGCAAACATCAAGGAATCTCAACTTGTACATGGGGAACAGAGGAATTTGTATTCATGTTGCTAATGGTGATCTTACTTGCACTAGAATTGTGTCCGATCTGCTTCGACACACCAGCTATGAAGGTAGAACACTGAAACTCCGATGGAGTATTCCAGTAGAGGCCGTTGTTCTTTtcaattgattttttaaaaagaaaatctaGTTGATAGTTCTAAAATTGTGTTTTAGTTGTATTTCTTTGTTGTGTTACAGTGTTGGCTACTGGAAGTGATTTAGATGTTTTGAATTCCATATGGGAGACAAAGGAGAGGATAGAACTTGTCCTGACAAGTGCTCAAAGGTTAGGACCAAATGGGATTGAGATTGTGAAACATATCAAGAAGAAGCTTCATCTTCCTGTCAAATGTAAGCGtgcattttgttcttcaaatttttggactcCCCACACCCATTTCCTTCGAATTGCATGTCTACGTagattaaattttaatataagatataattttttatatactgAAGTATAacgattttgaattttaaataatgGTATTACAGGGCATTTAGACAGAAAGTTGTCATCTATATTTAATAATGAAAAAAGAAAATAGAGCTCGAGTTTGTTTCACCTGAGCCCGTCTAAAATTTGAGCTCGAAATATTGGTCTGAGTAAAATTTGATTGCTTGATCGCGAGTCTATCTTCGGTATGGCACAAAACTCGACCTCAACTAAACGATTATTCACATGTTATTTGCAGTGATGTCTCCTGAAAAGGCAAAGATGGAGCCTACAACCCAACCAAGCAACTTCTCAGCATACATTTTGAATAACTTAAgcagtgatgacattcataACCTCTGGCGATTTGCGTTAGACAAAGAAAGTCCGAGAAAATATCACAGAGCACTCCATCATCATCCGGTGAATGCAGCAAAGATGAATCTCTATTAATGGAAAAGAAACAAAAAGTTGTTTGGACCAAAGAGATGAATCAGAAATTCTTGGATGCCATTAATATTATAGAATAAGAAAGTGAGATTTATGTCTTCATTGTACATCAAAACTTGGTCCTAAAATTCttgacaattgtttctggtgaCACTTGTTTCTTACATTTTGGGAAGCAGGTGCAGTTCCGAAGAGAATCGCAAAGGCTATGGGACACCGGGGCTTCGAAGAGAAAACGTCAGGTTCTTTGAGATGATCATCTACTACAATgaaatctttattttattgctcATCTGAATGATTGCATTAGCATTTAAATtcctattttttttaataaatgacAATATATGCACCAATAAGTCTCAATAACAAATCATAAATAACGATTATGCGAAATCTACGCACGCTTTTGCTTCCAGCGAACATGCTGTAGAATTCTTCATTGAAACAAGCAATTTAATCTTTCTGCAGAAATTTCGCAATGGCCTGAAACGAGCTCAGGAAGTCACTCTCGTTCAGTACCTGGCACGAGCACCATGAAGAGATCATCCATGCCCAACAATACTAAAGAATCCACAAGAAGATTCATCATGCGACATAATTACACACAGAACAAATACCCCTTTGGTGAGATGAACCATTACAATAATTTTAGAGCTTCACGGTTAACAGATCACTGGGTGTAGAACGTTCAGCTAAGTTCCAGCTTCCGAATATATAGTGATCAGACGAAGAACATTCTTCTgacttcaaataaaataacttcATCAATtgttaactcagaagaatgttCTTCGTCTGATCACTATATATTTTCGTGATTTCATTTCCTTCTGTGTGTAATTATGTCGCATGATGAATCTTCTGacttcaaataaaaatatagtgATCAGACGAAGAACATTCTTCTGACTTACAATTCTACGAGTTCTAAACCTACCTTCAGGTTTGTGGGATACAGGTTGACAAGTTATGAGAAGTCGATTGTGTTGTGCACTGAAGATCAGACTGCCATAACATCAGTCTCCCCAGAGTCTTTCGATCAATCAAAAAATTTGCAGAATGGGGTGCTGTTTCATAACCCGTTGACTTCGGAGAGTCACGGAATGACAATCCGGATCAAGAAATTTATTTCCCATCTAGGGAAATAACCAAGACGAAAATTTGGTGCAAACTCATCCTTGGAGGACCAACGAGAAGGATTTGAGGATGTCCTGATGGATATGTCAGGAAACGCATTTCCTCGAATGGATTGGCAAGAATTTGAGTACACATTTTTTAAACAAGATGGTACTTATCCATCAAACATATAAATGTTATTTTTCCTACgttttgatattaattttgctAATTTAGCAAAGACAAGACATGAAATATATCATTATTAGTTTGTTAGAATCTCACATACCCGTTATCCAGATTCAACCCAATTTTGTTTCCTCGCCTTAACACTTGAGCTTTTCACCAACATGGGAGCTTCATCACCACATTAAGCGCGAAAATCATCCAACATTGTGTGcgtatgtgtgtgtatgtgtgtgttctTTGTTCTTTGATGTCACGAAAATCATCTAATCAgtatcatttttaatttaagaaaTCATTCAATGACAAACTATGATCTTTTctcaattttttcaaaataaagaatCAGATTAAATACCATAAGTAGATTGTTGGTACAATAATTGCAGAGGATAAACACCTGGGTACACTCCATCTCCAGGGGATGCTGCTGTGCATCCAAATCTTAATAAGAACTTTTGGACACAAGCCCAATCCTCTGAAATGTGAAACATGATTTaccataaaaaaattcaaacatgTCTAAATTATGCTTTTGCAACGCAAGTGATAAGTACACAAATGCTTATCATTTTCCCCAATAGGTTTCTTGCGAACTTTCAGACGCAACAATCAGATTGAATCAAAATTGCAGGAATGTTATATTATGACCTCAATGTCGCTTCTCCATAGACCCTCGAGTCGATGTCAACAGAAACAGAATCTGCATTCCTTTGGTTGCTTCGGTTGCCTACTGCATGAGCAATAGCTGGTAGCAGCCACTGCTGAGAATGCTCAACTGTGATCTCGGAGCTGTCAAAATATCCAGCTGTAGACATTGTATTTGTGTGACCCTGATTTCTTTCGGAAGATTCATCTACCGAAAGACGGCATATTGGACAGGTCAGCTGTTTTCTGAGCCAAGTATCAATGCAAGACAGGTGAAAAGTGTGACCACACTTTGGCATAATTCTCAACACTTCTTTCTCTTCGTATTCTGCCAAACATATTGTACATCTGCATTGGATAAAGAATACTGAATTTCTCGAGTAGAAAACAATTTCCCGTTGtatctgaaattcataatagaCTTACTGCGCATCTTCCATTGAACTGAATGCTTCCCGATTGAATTTCATAGTCGGAATCGCATCAATTACAACCGGAGCATGGTAGTTACCCCCATGTTCTTGCTGccaaaaagaaaatgaaaaataatacaaGGACTACCGCATTTGGCATTTGCAAAGTAGAAAATCAaaagaatttttgttttttgcaCGGATGAGTCGCAGACTAAAATCATATGACTTTACCAAAGACATGCAGCTTAACTTATGAAGCACACTATAGATGCGAAAACACTTGCAAAATCATCGCTGCTTTCATTTATAAAGTTATACAAATTGCTGAACACATTGCTGAACTTCGATAATATATTTGTTCTCTATTAACTCCCCTAAAACCGAGCCAATCGGCACACATCAGTGCTGTTCTCGTAAGAGTTGAGGAAAACCAGAGATGCATTATGATGATAGTCCGCAAATCCAATGACAGAAAATTCTTACTGTAAAAGTATCCCTCAAAGAAGTAGCATGAAACATACCAGCTCAAGATCGATTCTCGAGTCGATCTCAAACGTTTGCTGCTGCTCCATCCTGCGGAGCCTCCTACAAATCATTCTAGTGCACACAAAAATAATGAAAGTTGCACTCATACTAAAGCCAACAATCGTGGTAATCAGATTCGTCCCTGAGCCTAACATATCTGTGTTCCTATTTCTACAATCCAGAGGATAAACTAGCAAAATAATTCCATAGAAAATAAATGCCAAACGACACACTAACAAATTCCCAAATCAAGATTCATAAAACAACGAGGTTATGAGAACTGAAATACTACACTTAAAGTCAACCATTAGTGAATCCCacatcaagaacacatcaaAACAACCGCAAtactcatcaaaatcaagattcgACAACAAAAACAATGTTACGCCAATAAAAAAGACACAATCTTCAAAAGGGAAAGATCGAGATTCATCAAAAAACGGGGAGATTTGACCACTGGCAAACCAGTATTGCAAAAGGGGCAAACAAGAAACAAGATTGGTTCCTCTAAATGGATCCCAAAGCCCTTGGAGTGGACTGAAAATGGATCAAGCAGAGACCCGTCACACATAATGGATGAGAGTATAAAGTAAGAAGAGTCTTACCATATTTCTCTTGGCTCTGCGAACTTGCATTTTCAATTGGGTCCACCTTAGCAAAGGATCCAACTTGTTATGGTCTTATGGATATATATAAATCGACGGTTGAGGAGAGGGGTCCTCGGGATTTGGCGGCTAAAGAGGAGAAATAAGAAAGTTCCAACTGGAAAAATAAAGTTGATTCTGTGGGAGGTTGAAAAGAAAGGCTGATTCTTGACAGGGATTCTTGGAGTTAGTTCCGTTGCATATATTTTTTTAGGTATTCACTGTATTTGAGATTATCACTGAAAAATTATAAGCCACAATTGACACCACAATGGCAGGTCAGACACGCCACTAATTGCCATAAAAATCCAGATTTTTTTGGCCATAAAGTCATGCTTAATCAGCTACTGAGGCATTTTTATGACTCTAATTAAGTGGATTTTCAGGATTTTGGTATTCCTTCAAATTTATGGAAAGTTTATCAAAACTTGAGTTGGTTCAATCTTAAAAAAGATAGAGGATATTATTTGTGTATATTttctttggcaaaaacttgtgtgagatggtctcacggtcgtatttatgagacaaatctcttatttgggtcatctatgaaaaagtattattttttatgttaagagtattactttttattgtgaatatgagtagggttaacccgtctcacagattaagatccgtgtgaCGGTTTCATATAATACCCACTCATTTTCTTTTAGTTCTCAATTAGCttcttactttttattgtgaatatgagtagggttaacccgtctcacagattaggatccgtgagacggtctcacgtgagaccgactctatgatatgatatgataaaaaataaattttaaaatcttaaatacgtgtataaataacaaaaaaaatatttgtcaagtttaaaatctaaacaaaatatatgtgattaaatataattatattatatttaaaaaaataaatcaaaataagttctgatattattaaaataatattttaaaccaattttaaaatccaaattatcatactaaaaaaatataaaaaatattcaaattctaaaaaatttaaaaaatgtaaAAACAAGAATTAAACTAATTTGATTGTTCTGATCGGTTCTTGATTGGCTTAACAGTAAAAACGATGTTTAGGCTAAATTCGAACCAGACTTGTGGTCGGTTTTGGGTCGAATCGGTTGAGCGGTCCGTTTTAAAAACAACGAGTTAAATGTCAATTTTATTGAATAAAACGGAATGTAACTCTATGTTATATCTTATGTATTTATATCCAATATGATTTTATACAAAAAATCAATTTATGTTATTGTAAATCCCATTCTACATTTATTTTAACTCTGAAAatcaatttatattattttataatcatatcaagtgTAACACATACTGAGTCCCTTAGTTGGATTTTTGTCCATTTTAGAGTTTTCTctttttcaaaatcaaaattaattttttttttttaattttgaccAGGGGGTCGGCTATCCCACGTGCAAGTATCCATATTGCCAGAGCAATGGAGGTAAAGCAGTGGTAAGCCACACTTCTTTGGTTAGAGGCTGCACAAAAGTCAATATACCATTCTCATCCTCATACTTGTTCGGAACTACGCTTGTAAGACCTCCTTCAGCATGTGGTAATGTGAAGTTTGCATATATCGAACGGATTGCTGTGATAGTGATATCTCCAAGAGCAGCATCGCACTTTTCCTGTCATCATCACCAAAAATGAACAAGTAGTGAAATTCATAAAACTGGATGTTTTATCATAAATTTCACCTGCAATGAAACTTGATATACAAGATCATTGTAATTCCCAACTCTTGAACCATCAGGATTAAAGAACATATAGGGAACAAAATTCATGTGGCACAACATAAGGTAATGCTGCCATGACGGAGTCGAAAATCTCTTTGTAGTAACCAGTGACTACAAATTCCTACCTTTTTCTAGGCTTTCCCGATGATATTGACTATCTGATTCGGTGTCTG
This Primulina eburnea isolate SZY01 chromosome 2, ASM2296580v1, whole genome shotgun sequence DNA region includes the following protein-coding sequences:
- the LOC140823422 gene encoding RING-H2 finger protein ATL7-like isoform X1; the protein is MLGSGTNLITTIVGFSMSATFIIFVCTRMICRRLRRMEQQQTFEIDSRIDLELQEHGGNYHAPVVIDAIPTMKFNREAFSSMEDAQCTICLAEYEEKEVLRIMPKCGHTFHLSCIDTWLRKQLTCPICRLSVDESSERNQGHTNTMSTAGYFDSSEITVEHSQQWLLPAIAHAVGNRSNQRNADSVSVDIDSRVYGEATLRS
- the LOC140823422 gene encoding RING-H2 finger protein ATL7-like isoform X2, with protein sequence MICRRLRRMEQQQTFEIDSRIDLELQEHGGNYHAPVVIDAIPTMKFNREAFSSMEDAQCTICLAEYEEKEVLRIMPKCGHTFHLSCIDTWLRKQLTCPICRLSVDESSERNQGHTNTMSTAGYFDSSEITVEHSQQWLLPAIAHAVGNRSNQRNADSVSVDIDSRVYGEATLRS
- the LOC140823422 gene encoding RING-H2 finger protein ATL7-like isoform X3, which gives rise to MQVRRAKRNMQEHGGNYHAPVVIDAIPTMKFNREAFSSMEDAQCTICLAEYEEKEVLRIMPKCGHTFHLSCIDTWLRKQLTCPICRLSVDESSERNQGHTNTMSTAGYFDSSEITVEHSQQWLLPAIAHAVGNRSNQRNADSVSVDIDSRVYGEATLRS
- the LOC140823423 gene encoding two-component response regulator ARR12-like gives rise to the protein MCSKYWKQTSRNLNLYMGNRGICIHVANGDLTCTRIVSDLLRHTSYEVLATGSDLDVLNSIWETKERIELVLTSAQRLGPNGIEIVKHIKKKLHLPVKLMSPEKAKMEPTTQPSNFSAYILNNLSSDDIHNLWRFALDKESPRKYHRALHHHPVNAAKMNLY
- the LOC140823421 gene encoding flap endonuclease GEN-like 1 isoform X1 encodes the protein MGVGGNFWDLLKPYARFEGFDFLRNKRVAVDLSYWIVQHETAVKGYVRKPHIRLTFFRAVNLFSKFGAYPVFVLDGTPSPLKSRARIARYCRASGSDLSSKLEAEEGVSVERNGSFRKCVEECVELLELLGMPVLKAKGEAEALCAQLNSEGHVDACITADSDAFLYGAKCVIKRYQPNSKEPFECYHVADIEAGLGLKRKHLIAVSLLVGSDHDLSGVQGIGIDTALRFVKCFSEEEILDRLNKIAKGDPLVVQGNIESEAELARSSDEYSPKPKLLHCSHCGHPGNKRAHLKFSCEYCSSPAGKSCWQKSVGFKCGCSSCDFSGKEKENKKIEAWRFNVCRKIASERDFPIDEIIHMYLSKNNGIDDQPSIRFTSPQTELLVDYLTYMQNWEPSYIKKMLLPMLSTLYLRDVASGLTNNLLYGQYEFHSIQRIKIRYGHEFFVVNWKKAVNTLGAVSHTMLEESDIQQEEESGEVDESVDFLEEPDVPHIRLQDGCCFLSTDEGIELIQNAFPERASKFFEEKKLKEMKSRKKKCTSGSEAVTGNSESASSRSLQLSITEFYSSSKILCQNKNEENTGNGHGSTEGKRKETGSRYSKSVRRRLLFG